A window of the Candidatus Omnitrophota bacterium genome harbors these coding sequences:
- the dnaA gene encoding chromosomal replication initiator protein DnaA, whose protein sequence is MHKPAGKIWESSKETLRNELGDSIYSAWIEPLKLLSLEPNKATLEAPDGFFKDWVEGHYKNVIEKAVSYNAASSITIELIVAPESELKQAKAEPSLTQRPVGKDSLNLNPRYTFDNFVIGPSNRHAHAYSLAVADSPAKTYNPLFIYGGVGLGKTHLMQAICHQIKLKNPNSKIYYISSERFTNELIDSIQHHSTNNFRQKYRNVDVLVIDDIHFIAGKESTQEEFFHTFNTLYDAHKQIIISSDRPPKEISNLQDRLVSRFSWGLTTDVQPPDLETRIAILKKKIEREPVAVPDEVIFFIAQLVKTNIRELEGALIRTIAYSLLEEKPITLDLTKEVLKDLCRETQKNINIDFIQRCVSEEFGVSIFDLKTKRRNKNIVLPRQIAMYLSRELTDLSLPEIGEFFGGKDHTTVLHSCNKIKEGVNLNPNLKARIERIIQIIQQ, encoded by the coding sequence ATGCATAAACCAGCAGGAAAAATCTGGGAATCGAGCAAGGAAACTCTTCGCAACGAGCTAGGGGATTCGATATATTCCGCATGGATCGAGCCGCTCAAGCTTTTGTCGCTAGAGCCGAATAAGGCAACCCTGGAAGCTCCAGATGGGTTTTTTAAAGATTGGGTTGAAGGGCACTATAAAAATGTTATTGAAAAGGCTGTGAGTTATAATGCCGCTTCAAGTATCACCATAGAATTAATCGTTGCTCCTGAATCTGAGCTTAAGCAAGCCAAAGCGGAACCAAGCCTTACTCAGAGACCGGTTGGCAAAGACTCATTAAACCTTAACCCCAGATACACGTTTGATAATTTTGTCATAGGCCCATCAAATAGGCATGCGCACGCTTACTCTTTAGCTGTTGCGGATTCTCCAGCAAAAACCTATAATCCTTTATTTATCTATGGCGGGGTCGGCCTCGGTAAAACGCACCTTATGCAAGCAATCTGCCATCAGATTAAATTAAAGAACCCGAATTCAAAAATATATTATATTTCATCCGAGCGCTTTACTAATGAGCTTATTGACTCAATCCAGCACCACTCAACAAATAATTTCAGGCAAAAATACCGTAATGTTGATGTGCTGGTCATCGATGATATACATTTTATTGCCGGCAAGGAATCTACCCAGGAAGAATTCTTTCACACATTTAACACTCTTTATGATGCGCATAAACAAATAATAATTTCTTCTGACAGGCCGCCAAAAGAAATTTCTAACCTCCAGGACCGCCTTGTTTCGCGCTTTAGCTGGGGGCTAACCACAGATGTGCAGCCTCCTGACCTGGAAACACGAATAGCAATATTGAAGAAAAAGATTGAAAGGGAGCCTGTTGCGGTACCGGATGAGGTTATATTTTTTATTGCCCAGCTGGTCAAAACAAATATAAGGGAGTTAGAGGGTGCGCTGATCCGCACCATAGCTTATTCATTGCTCGAAGAAAAACCCATTACCCTTGATTTAACCAAGGAGGTTTTAAAAGACCTTTGTAGGGAAACCCAGAAAAATATTAATATAGACTTTATACAACGCTGTGTATCTGAAGAGTTTGGGGTGTCCATATTTGACTTAAAAACCAAAAGAAGAAATAAAAACATTGTTTTACCCAGGCAAATTGCCATGTATTTAAGCAGAGAATTGACCGATTTGTCGCTTCCTGAAATAGGGGAATTCTTTGGTGGCAAGGATCATACCACCGTTTTGCATTCATGTAATAAAATTAAGGAGGGTGTTAACTTAAACCCAAATCTTAAAGCCAGAATCGAAAGGATCATTCAGATAATTCAACAGTAA
- a CDS encoding 50S ribosomal protein L34 produces MKKNIKTPTRRIGKRRHGFLSRMRTASGRAVITRRRLKGRKALSK; encoded by the coding sequence ATGAAAAAAAATATTAAAACACCGACGAGGAGAATTGGAAAAAGGAGGCATGGGTTTTTGAGTCGCATGAGAACAGCTTCCGGCAGGGCAGTTATAACGAGAAGAAGGCTGAAAGGAAGAAAAGCATTAAGCAAGTGA
- the yidD gene encoding membrane protein insertion efficiency factor YidD encodes MKQVKTRIFFVNLIEAYQKYASHSMPKSCRFIPSCSEYTKQALLKYGCIKGWFLGFKRLLRCHPFSGQHGYDPVK; translated from the coding sequence ATTAAGCAAGTGAAAACCCGAATATTTTTTGTCAATTTAATTGAAGCTTACCAAAAATACGCTAGTCATAGCATGCCTAAAAGCTGCAGGTTTATACCCAGCTGTTCCGAATATACTAAGCAGGCACTTTTAAAGTATGGCTGTATTAAAGGATGGTTTTTGGGATTCAAAAGGTTATTGCGCTGCCATCCATTTTCTGGCCAGCATGGCTATGACCCGGTAAAATAA
- the yidC gene encoding membrane protein insertase YidC, translating to MQKRIILAFSLSMLIMITWSALVSKPQPIVNKEVALSEVTLPKQEVLNNIAEAKPSLAEKTGRDIEVIADQWGKIIFSENEAAISDVSFKNYNYQNLLLNEGLSLKGSNKFVLLENTPKSIKFVQSDKDKKIIKDFIFCKPKYCIELYISITNNSNTDLKFAFPLVLGVIKDSKDQLLGRYEDVTVAVANKFTHVNLKNDKDFSNVKYLSYRDRYFSLIVEPVEGNYSGYIRRFNGIKGSEIGLISGDYLIKPGQTHIEKFAIYLGPQDLSHINNVSTSWGNIVNYGTFDFFGQIIFQSMEMIFKIVHNWGVVIIILGVFIYLLFYPLTNKQMRSMKAMQALQPKVEELRARLKDNPQKLNKEIMALYRENKVNPLSGCLPILLQIPIFFALYQVLMRSVALKGAEFLWIKDLAEPDRLFILPKNIPLLGNEINLLPILMAIGMFMQNKLSMSSSSGASAEQQKLMMFMLPIVFGFLFYHMPSGLVLYWFVNSLLMLVNQIKLNLAK from the coding sequence ATGCAAAAAAGAATTATCTTAGCTTTTTCCCTGTCAATGCTAATCATGATAACCTGGTCTGCGCTAGTATCTAAACCGCAACCAATTGTAAATAAAGAAGTTGCGCTTAGTGAAGTTACTTTGCCAAAGCAAGAAGTTTTAAATAATATTGCTGAAGCAAAGCCTTCTCTGGCTGAGAAGACCGGCAGAGATATTGAGGTTATTGCGGACCAATGGGGAAAAATAATTTTCTCTGAGAATGAAGCAGCGATCTCTGATGTATCTTTTAAAAATTACAACTACCAGAATTTGCTGCTAAATGAAGGCCTATCTTTAAAAGGTAGTAATAAATTTGTTTTGCTTGAAAATACTCCTAAAAGCATTAAATTTGTCCAATCTGATAAAGATAAAAAGATTATTAAAGATTTTATTTTTTGTAAGCCTAAGTATTGTATAGAGTTATATATTTCTATCACTAACAATTCAAATACTGATCTTAAGTTTGCCTTTCCTTTGGTATTAGGTGTTATTAAAGATTCTAAAGACCAGCTTCTTGGAAGATATGAAGATGTAACTGTCGCTGTTGCGAATAAATTTACTCATGTCAATCTTAAAAATGATAAGGATTTTTCTAATGTAAAATATTTATCTTATAGGGATAGGTATTTTTCTTTAATAGTAGAGCCCGTAGAAGGAAACTATTCTGGCTATATACGCCGGTTTAACGGAATAAAGGGATCGGAGATTGGATTGATCTCAGGCGATTATTTGATAAAACCAGGGCAAACCCATATAGAAAAATTCGCTATCTATTTGGGACCTCAAGATTTAAGTCACATTAACAATGTCAGTACCAGCTGGGGTAATATTGTAAATTATGGTACTTTTGATTTTTTTGGGCAGATAATTTTTCAATCAATGGAAATGATATTTAAAATCGTTCATAATTGGGGAGTGGTTATAATCATTCTAGGGGTTTTTATTTATTTGCTGTTTTATCCGCTTACAAATAAACAGATGCGTTCTATGAAAGCCATGCAAGCTTTACAGCCCAAAGTCGAGGAATTAAGGGCCAGGTTGAAAGATAACCCCCAGAAACTTAATAAGGAGATAATGGCTCTATATCGTGAGAATAAAGTCAATCCTTTAAGCGGATGCTTGCCGATATTATTGCAGATACCGATATTTTTTGCATTATATCAAGTCTTAATGAGGTCTGTCGCTTTGAAGGGAGCAGAATTTTTGTGGATTAAAGACCTTGCTGAGCCGGACAGGCTATTTATACTACCCAAAAACATCCCTTTATTAGGCAATGAGATCAATTTATTGCCGATATTGATGGCTATCGGTATGTTTATGCAAAACAAATTGTCTATGTCGTCGTCAAGCGGCGCTAGTGCGGAACAGCAAAAACTTATGATGTTTATGTTACCGATAGTATTTGGATTTCTTTTTTATCATATGCCTTCAGGCCTAGTGCTGTATTGGTTTGTAAATAGCTTATTGATGCTAGTAAATCAAATCAAATTAAACTTGGCTAAATAG
- a CDS encoding ParA family protein yields MGKTIVICNQKGGTGKTTSAVNLSACFAMMGKKTLLIDLDPQANATSGLGINRADIKKSAYHILMEECSADEIKLKTSIYNLELIPSNLDLTGAEIELVGALGREHRLKKALLNIKNNHEFIIIDSPPSLGLLTINALCAANSILIPVQSEYFALEGLSQLLHTVELVRNNLNQELYIEGVFLTMADVRTNLSREVIQEVKNHFKDKVYNTIIPRNIRLGEAPSYGKPISLYDKASIGAQKYEELSREILGLPATNNRLDNLETNNSPDRT; encoded by the coding sequence ATGGGCAAAACCATAGTAATTTGCAATCAAAAAGGTGGCACAGGCAAAACAACATCAGCTGTTAATCTTTCGGCATGTTTTGCCATGATGGGCAAAAAGACCCTGTTAATTGACCTAGACCCTCAAGCAAACGCAACAAGCGGCCTAGGCATCAACAGGGCAGACATAAAAAAAAGCGCTTACCATATCCTTATGGAAGAATGCAGCGCAGACGAGATCAAGCTAAAAACCTCGATATACAACCTAGAATTAATACCTTCGAATTTAGATTTAACCGGAGCAGAGATTGAACTAGTAGGAGCGCTAGGTAGGGAGCATAGGCTAAAAAAAGCATTATTAAATATTAAAAATAATCATGAATTTATAATTATAGACTCTCCGCCTTCACTTGGGTTATTGACCATAAATGCTTTATGTGCAGCTAATTCAATATTGATTCCAGTGCAATCTGAATATTTTGCTTTAGAAGGATTGTCGCAACTACTTCATACTGTTGAGCTTGTGAGAAATAATCTAAACCAAGAGCTCTATATCGAAGGCGTTTTTCTTACAATGGCAGACGTGAGGACTAATTTAAGCCGAGAAGTAATACAAGAGGTTAAGAATCATTTTAAAGATAAAGTTTACAATACAATTATCCCGCGTAACATACGCTTAGGAGAAGCTCCAAGTTATGGCAAGCCTATTTCGTTGTATGACAAAGCTTCTATTGGCGCTCAAAAATATGAAGAATTAAGTAGGGAAATTTTAGGCCTACCCGCAACAAATAACAGATTGGACAATTTAGAAACAAACAATTCTCCAGATCGGACATAA
- a CDS encoding ParB/RepB/Spo0J family partition protein produces MERRALGRGISALIPEQTEEKSLKINLIKVDNIKPNPYQPRKNFDQESLDELIQSIRERGVIQPILVRRKGDSFELIAGERRFRAAIALKLQEIPAIIKEAEDIDSLELSLVENLQREDLNPIEEARAYQYMIEKFQYTQERISEVLGKSRVSVTNSLRLLKLPIEVQEELKNGRISFAHGRALLELDEPNLQRKIMNDIISNSLSVRELENIIKSKRKTLVRKHPSARNQDTYLAVIEEQLQHHLATKVNILKKKKRGKIIIEFFSDEDLNRIIKKLKGEV; encoded by the coding sequence ATGGAAAGAAGAGCTTTAGGAAGGGGAATTAGCGCTTTAATCCCGGAACAGACAGAAGAAAAAAGCTTAAAAATTAATTTAATCAAGGTGGATAACATAAAGCCGAATCCCTATCAGCCGAGAAAAAATTTTGATCAGGAGAGTTTAGATGAATTAATACAATCAATAAGAGAAAGAGGAGTAATCCAGCCAATTTTGGTAAGGCGTAAAGGCGATAGTTTCGAGCTTATCGCCGGCGAGAGGAGATTTAGAGCTGCCATAGCCCTTAAGCTGCAAGAAATCCCGGCGATTATTAAAGAAGCGGAAGATATTGATTCGCTGGAGCTTTCTCTGGTTGAAAACCTTCAGCGGGAAGATTTGAACCCCATCGAGGAGGCCAGGGCGTATCAGTACATGATAGAAAAATTCCAATACACCCAAGAAAGAATCAGTGAAGTTTTAGGAAAATCCAGAGTAAGTGTGACCAATAGTTTACGTTTACTTAAGCTTCCCATAGAAGTGCAAGAAGAATTAAAAAATGGCAGGATTTCGTTTGCCCATGGAAGAGCGCTTTTAGAGTTGGATGAGCCTAATTTGCAAAGAAAAATAATGAATGATATTATCTCTAACTCTTTGTCTGTAAGGGAGTTAGAGAACATCATAAAAAGTAAAAGGAAAACGCTTGTCAGAAAACACCCTAGCGCCAGAAATCAAGATACCTATTTAGCCGTGATCGAAGAGCAGTTGCAGCATCATCTGGCCACAAAGGTCAATATTCTCAAAAAGAAGAAACGCGGCAAAATAATAATTGAATTCTTTTCAGATGAAGACTTAAATAGAATTATAAAAAAATTAAAAGGAGAAGTTTAA
- a CDS encoding nucleoside-diphosphate kinase, which produces MNKAVLILIKPDGLKKSLTGNILTRLSETKLEIVAAKMVRVKRDLAAEHYKHLNDKPFFEELIKYLQGELHNRKKVMALIYWGKDAINKCRELAGATNPEEAESTSIRGSYGRITTSGLYENVIHVSSNESEAEREIKLWFNPDEIIVDLYPSKEIIEKEIKTRVWA; this is translated from the coding sequence ATGAACAAGGCTGTATTAATATTAATCAAGCCTGACGGATTGAAAAAGTCGCTAACGGGAAATATTCTTACAAGGCTGTCAGAGACCAAACTCGAGATTGTTGCTGCAAAAATGGTCAGGGTAAAAAGGGATTTAGCTGCGGAACACTATAAGCATTTAAATGATAAGCCGTTTTTTGAAGAGCTGATAAAGTATTTACAGGGGGAGCTTCATAACCGCAAAAAAGTGATGGCGTTGATTTATTGGGGCAAGGACGCTATTAATAAATGCAGAGAATTGGCAGGCGCCACTAATCCCGAGGAGGCCGAGTCAACAAGTATAAGGGGATCTTACGGCAGGATAACTACCTCCGGGCTTTATGAAAACGTTATTCATGTTTCTTCAAATGAATCTGAAGCAGAAAGAGAAATAAAACTTTGGTTTAATCCCGACGAAATAATAGTAGATTTATATCCTTCAAAAGAAATTATTGAAAAAGAAATAAAGACAAGGGTATGGGCTTAA